Proteins co-encoded in one Medicago truncatula cultivar Jemalong A17 chromosome 8, MtrunA17r5.0-ANR, whole genome shotgun sequence genomic window:
- the LOC25500293 gene encoding uncharacterized protein, whose protein sequence is MGSSENRENPDEVVNNTFHHSSSSSSRHDWKNRIFIPTLLAGVAGAGTGLLSKHRKSLGLANVAASYAANFAIVTGCYCGAREFVTATRKTGPEDLWSSAIAGFGSGALLGRLYGGQFGAIRYSVIFAVVGTTADFTILKLKDGWRDYSKTIYQDIENLKKNENWLRLPEWFPIKVLDEEELAAKRAQEEQFLAQRARIRSLRDKEDS, encoded by the exons ATGGGTTCTTCCGAGAATCGAGAAAACCCAGATGAAGTAGTTAACAACACTTTTcatcattcttcatcttcttcctctcgtCATGATTGGAAAAATCGAATCTTTATTCCTACCCTTCTTGcag GGGTTGCCGGTGCTGGAACTGGGTTGTTATCAAAGCATCGAAAAAGTCTTGGTCTTGCCAACGTTGCTGCCAGCTATGCTGCTAATTTTGCCATCGTCACCGGTTGCTATTGCG GGGCACGTGAATTTGTGACTGCAACTAGGAAAACAGGACCTGAAGATCTGTGGAGCTCTGCGATAGCAGGATTTGGATCTGGTGCTCTTCTGGGGCGTTTATATG gCGGTCAATTTGGTGCAATTCGTTATTCTGTCATTTTTGCTGTTGTCGGGACAACAGCGGATTTCACCATTCTGAAATTAAAAGACGGTTGGAGAGATTACAGTAAAACAATATATCAAGACATTGAGAATttaaagaagaatgaaaattgGTTAAGATTACCAGAATGGTTCCCAATTAAAGTACTTGACGAGGAAGAACTTGCTGCGAAACGAGCACAGGAAGAGCAGTTCCTTGCGCAGAGGGCAAGGATTCGAAGCCTAAGGGATAAAGAAGATTCTTGA
- the LOC25500296 gene encoding hydroquinone glucosyltransferase — MAKTTHIVVTSIPVFSHQSSIIEFCKRLIHLHHHIHVTCIFPTIDAPIPATLKLLESLPSSINCTFLPPINKQDLPHDVVLEIELAVVQSMPSLRSSLRLLCSTSTCTPVSALVVDPFASHALEIAKDLNLLSFVYFPLSAMGTSLFLHLPTLHEQVSGEYKDHTDPIQIPGCIPIHGQDLPPEFFHDRSSPAYGFFLLHSKNFSLAHGFLVNSFSKMEASTARALQKMHNNSTQLVYLVGPIIQNGSKSIDESNGSDCLKWLENQTPNTVLYVSFGSACTLSQQQINELALGLEVSGQKFLWVLREPSNSINVGNHSATNDHDDPLKFLPQGFLERTKEQGLVVPFWAPQTQILSHISTGGFLTHCGWNSTLESLVFGVPMITWPLFSEQRMNAMLLEGLGVGLKVRFNEIGIAERDEIAKVIRDLMIGEERSEIRQRIEDLKDVAAGALAEDGSSTMALSLFGTQMKNLSLCNEI; from the coding sequence ATGGCTAAAACAACTCATATAGTAGTAACTTCAATTCCTGTGTTTAGCCACCAAAGTTCTATTATTGAGTTTTGCAAGAGACTAATTCATCTCCATCACCACATTCATGTCACTTGCATCTTCCCCACCATTGATGCACCTATCCCTGCCACCCTCAAATTACTTGAGTCTCTTCCTTCATCCATAAACTGCACTTTCCTCCCTCCAATAAACAAACAAGACTTGCCACACGATGTTGTCTTGGAAATTGAACTCGCGGTGGTTCAATCCATGCCATCTCTTCGTAGCTCGTTGAGGTTACTGTGTTCAACTTCAACATGCACACCGGTATCAGCTTTGGTTGTTGATCCTTTTGCAAGTCATGCATTAGAAATAGCAAAAGACTTAAACCTCTTATCTTTCGTATACTTCCCACTTTCTGCCATGGGAACTTCACTCTTTTTGCATTTACCGACACTTCATGAACAAGTTTCAGGTGAATACAAAGATCACACCGACCCTATTCAGATTCCGGGTTGTATCCCTATTCATGGCCAAGATCTCCCTcctgaattttttcatgatcgATCTAGTCCTGCTTACggtttttttcttctacatTCCAAGAACTTTTCTCTTGCTCATGGTTTCTTGGTGAATAGTTTCTCAAAAATGGAGGCAAGTACAGCGAGAGCCTTGCAGAAAATGCACAACAATAGCACCCAATTAGTCTATTTGGTTGGACCAATCATACAAAATGGTTCAAAAAGTATTGATGAGTCAAATGGATCAGATTGTTTGAAATGGTTGGAGAATCAAACACCAAACACTGTTTTGTATGTCTCCTTTGGAAGTGCATGCACTTTATCTCAACAGCAGATCAATGAACTAGCATTAGGGTTAGAGGTGAGTGGTCAGAAATTCTTGTGGGTTTTGAGAGAACCTAGTAATTCTATTAATGTAGGAAACCATAGTGCTACCAATGATCATGACGACCCATTAAAGTTTTTACCACAAGGGTTCTTAGAGAGAACCAAAGAACAAGGGTTAGTTGTTCCTTTTTGGGCCCCGCAGACTCAAATCCTAAGCCACATTTCAACCGGTGGATTTTTAACACATTGTGGTTGGAATTCGACACTGGAGAGTCTTGTGTTCGGAGTGCCAATGATAACTTGGCCATTGTTTTCAGAGCAAAGAATGAATGCTATGTTGTTAGAGGGACTCGGAGTTGGTTTGAAGGTAAGATTTAATGAGATTGGCATAGCTGAAAGAGATGAAATTGCTAAGGTGATTAGAGATCTAATGATAGGTGAAGAACGAAGTGAGATTCGACAAAGAATTGAAGATCTTAAAGATGTTGCTGCTGGTGCATTAGCAGAAGATGGGTCCTCTACAATGGCGCTTTCTTTATTTGGCACTCAAATGAAAAACTTATCATTATGCAATGAAATTTAA
- the LOC25500297 gene encoding coumaroyl-CoA:anthocyanidin 3-O-glucoside-6''-O-coumaroyltransferase 1, which translates to MAMRVIEKSEVAPPPGLVPSPTILPLTFLDIPWFCCRTIKRIFFYHFPHPTHHFLQTILPILKHSLSITLEHFFPYSSNLIIPSHSENVPPYIRYLNGDSLSFTIAESLANFNLLISDSSQDVKNLHPFFPNLPSPHTEHNDTRVVPLMAIQVTILPNSGFAICLTFNHIAGDGKSLHQFMKLWSYVSKTKTINNRLSLEHSLPLDLLPSHERDRVRDPKNLKLTYLQELKDVISKSTGHVQDSNNYVSKVRITLVLSHEQVLKLKKWVADHSCKETSLQKHMLSTFVVTCSLIWFCLIKSEKQRKGCCVFVDGDDLCYLVFHADCRDSPEISLPKNYFGNCLASKIVVVKRAELVGTNGIVAAANGIERKIRDFKSDNALLGPKWWTSDHSELSKPGKSVVGIAGSPKFDVYETDFGWGKPKKSDAVHLDSSSSISISLSDCRDGGGGIQVGLALEEIQMTNFSKIFQQQVDQICL; encoded by the coding sequence ATGGCGATGAGGGTGATAGAGAAGAGTGAAGTTGCACCTCCACCTGGTTTAGTTCCCTCTCCAACCATTCTTCCCCTCACATTCTTGGACATTCCATGGTTTTGCTGTCGAACCATTAAACGCATCTTCTTCTACCACTTTCCTCATCCAACTCATCACTTTCTCCAAACAATACTTCCCATTCTCAAACACTCTCTTTCCATCACCCTCGAACACTTCTTTCCATACTCTTCCAATCTTATAATTCCTTCACATTCCGAAAATGTTCCCCCTTATATACGCTACCTCAATGGAGACTCTCTCTCCTTCACCATTGCTGAATCCTTAGCAAACTTCAACCTCCTTATTTCAGATTCTTCACAAGATGTTAAAAATTTGCACCCTTTTTTTCCGAACTTGCCTTCTCCTCATACTGAACACAATGACACACGCGTCGTCCCTCTAATGGCCATTCAAGTCACCATTCTACCTAACTCTGGATTCGCTATCTGCCTCACGTTTAACCACATTGCAGGTGATGGAAAATCACTTCACCAATTCATGAAACTCTGGTCATATGtttccaaaaccaaaaccatcaacaacagatTATCTCTAGAACACTCTCTGCCTCTTGATCTTCTTCCTTCACATGAAAGAGATAGAGTTAGAGACCCAAAGAATCTTAAACTCACCTACTTACAAGAACTAAAAGATGTTATATCAAAATCCACCGGTCATGTGCAAGATTCTAATAATTATGTTAGCAAGGTTCGAATCACTTTAGTATTGAGCCATGAACAAGTTCTAAAACTCAAGAAATGGGTCGCTGATCATAGTTGTAAAGAAACTTCATTACAGAAACATATGTTGTCAACTTTTGTTGTAACATGTTCCttgatttggttttgtttgataaaatcaGAGAAGCAAAGAAAAGGTTGTTGTGTTTTTGTGGATGGTGATGATCTATGCTACTTGGTATTTCATGCAGATTGTCGTGATAGTCCTGAAATTTCATTACCCaaaaattattttggaaattGTCTTGCCAGTAAAATTGTGGTTGTAAAGAGGGCTGAGTTAGTTGGAACAAATGGGATTGTTGCGGCTGCAAATGGTATCGAAAGGAAGATAAGAGATTTCAAGAGTGATAATGCTTTGTTAGGTCCTAAATGGTGGACTTCTGATCATAGTGAATTATCAAAACCTGGTAAGTCTGTTGTAGGAATTGCTGGCTCACCTAAATTTGATGTTTATGAGACTGACTTCGGGTGGGGGAAGCCTAAAAAATCTGATGCAGTTCATCTTGATTCGTCGTCTTCGATTTCTATTTCTCTTTCTGATTGTAGAGATGGTGGAGGTGGAATTCAGGTTGGTTTGGCTCTTGAGGAGATTCAAATGACTAATTTCAGCAAAATCTTCCAACAACAAGTTGATCAGATTTGTTTGTAG